The following coding sequences are from one Arthrobacter crystallopoietes window:
- a CDS encoding MFS transporter, with product MSEPAAEQHSSRLWLWVLIGAAVLTQTALNLARPVISYKLLALGGDAAVIGVVTAVYAILPVVAALWLGRVSDRVQSLRGMVVLGAVLLSVAALLLAAAGDFLWIGVASALLGMGHLVFTIAGQSAIARYAPLSQLDSGFGWFTAAFSLGQLIGPLLAGLLLGSGLESTGDARMASVNTALLLAAGIALAAAPAMLVKSRTGGRAGQQPGAKTLPREGALTILRTPGVAWNMAASLALLSAIDILVAFLPLVAEEHGVAPVWVGILLAVRAGASIISRVILAQLIQKWTRYQLLIASLLGSGAAIAVAPFFLDALWVAGIALFVGGFLLGLGQPLTMSLITQAVSPQSRGAALAIRLLGNRIGQVVIPLAGGLVAAPLGPAAAIWLVCGLLGLAAVAKSTSKG from the coding sequence ATGAGCGAACCAGCAGCAGAACAGCACAGCTCGCGGCTGTGGTTATGGGTCCTGATCGGCGCGGCCGTGCTGACGCAGACGGCGCTGAACCTGGCCCGGCCGGTGATCTCCTACAAACTGCTGGCGCTCGGCGGCGATGCCGCCGTGATCGGTGTGGTCACCGCCGTTTACGCCATCCTGCCCGTGGTCGCCGCGCTCTGGCTCGGCCGGGTGAGCGACCGGGTGCAGTCGCTGCGCGGCATGGTGGTGCTCGGGGCCGTCCTGCTTTCAGTGGCGGCGCTGCTGCTGGCAGCAGCCGGAGACTTCCTCTGGATCGGCGTGGCCAGCGCGCTGCTGGGCATGGGCCATCTGGTCTTCACCATCGCCGGCCAATCCGCCATTGCGCGATATGCCCCGCTGAGCCAGCTGGACAGCGGGTTCGGCTGGTTCACCGCGGCCTTTTCCCTGGGCCAGTTGATCGGGCCGCTGCTGGCGGGCCTGCTGTTGGGCAGCGGGCTGGAAAGTACCGGCGATGCCCGGATGGCCTCGGTGAACACCGCCCTGCTGCTGGCCGCCGGCATCGCGCTGGCAGCCGCCCCGGCCATGCTGGTGAAATCACGCACCGGCGGCCGGGCGGGACAGCAGCCGGGGGCGAAGACACTCCCGAGGGAAGGCGCCCTGACGATCCTGCGCACCCCCGGCGTCGCCTGGAACATGGCCGCTTCGCTGGCCCTGCTCTCCGCCATCGACATACTGGTGGCCTTCCTGCCGCTGGTGGCGGAGGAACACGGCGTGGCCCCGGTCTGGGTGGGCATCCTGCTGGCCGTGCGCGCCGGCGCCTCCATCATTTCCCGCGTCATCCTGGCCCAGCTCATCCAGAAATGGACCCGCTACCAGCTGCTGATCGCCAGCCTGCTCGGCTCCGGTGCGGCCATCGCCGTCGCGCCGTTCTTCCTCGATGCACTTTGGGTAGCGGGAATCGCCCTGTTTGTCGGCGGCTTCCTGCTGGGCCTGGGCCAGCCGCTGACCATGAGCCTGATTACGCAGGCCGTTTCCCCGCAGTCTCGCGGCGCGGCCCTGGCCATCAGGCTGCTCGGCAACCGTATCGGCCAGGTAGTCATCCCGCTGGCCGGCGGCCTCGTCGCCGCCCCGCTGGGGCCCGCGGCAGCCATCTGGCTGGTCTGCGGGCTGCTGGGGCTGGCGGCCGTCGCCAAATCCACCAGCAAGGGCTGA
- a CDS encoding WD40/YVTN/BNR-like repeat-containing protein: MVCMATAGTTILAIGTKKGLWLATSTDRVNWSLSEPHFLMNEIPSIGIDQRDGRTRLLVGARSEHWGPTVFHSDDLGGTWTEPENGAIRFAEEDGAALERIWQLYPDAEDRPGVVWAGCEPISVWKSTDGGEHFELNRSLWAHPDKDQWGAGYGGAAAHSVLPSPADENTVHVAMSTGGVYRTTDGGTSWTARNHGISAYFMPDPNPEVGQCVHKIARDPEVPTTLFAQNHHGVYRSDDNADTWVSIADGLPTDFGFAMLTHPRKSGTAWVIPIKADGERIPPDGQLAVHRTSDGGNSWTRLHTGLPDNEFNVVLRDAAAVDGSDPAGVYFGTRGGSVYASADEGEVFVEVASHLPDVLCVRAATINDGGR, from the coding sequence ATAGTGTGCATGGCTACCGCCGGAACAACAATTCTCGCGATCGGTACGAAAAAAGGCCTGTGGCTGGCAACCAGCACAGACCGGGTCAACTGGTCGCTGTCCGAACCGCACTTTTTGATGAATGAGATCCCGAGCATCGGGATCGACCAGCGTGACGGCCGCACCCGGCTGCTCGTCGGTGCCCGCTCCGAGCACTGGGGACCCACGGTCTTCCACTCGGACGATCTGGGCGGCACCTGGACCGAGCCCGAAAACGGTGCCATCCGCTTCGCCGAAGAGGACGGTGCCGCGCTGGAGCGGATCTGGCAGCTTTATCCGGACGCCGAGGACCGCCCCGGCGTCGTCTGGGCCGGCTGCGAACCCATCTCGGTTTGGAAATCCACCGACGGCGGCGAGCACTTCGAGCTCAACCGCAGCCTCTGGGCGCATCCGGACAAAGACCAGTGGGGCGCCGGCTACGGCGGGGCCGCCGCGCACTCCGTCTTGCCCAGCCCCGCGGATGAAAACACAGTCCATGTCGCTATGAGCACCGGCGGCGTGTACCGGACTACGGACGGCGGGACCAGCTGGACCGCGCGCAACCACGGCATCAGCGCCTACTTCATGCCGGATCCCAATCCCGAAGTCGGCCAGTGTGTGCACAAAATCGCACGGGATCCCGAGGTACCCACCACGCTGTTCGCGCAGAACCACCATGGCGTCTACCGCTCGGATGACAACGCGGACACCTGGGTGTCCATCGCGGACGGCCTGCCCACGGACTTCGGTTTCGCCATGCTCACACACCCGCGGAAGTCCGGCACCGCCTGGGTCATCCCGATCAAGGCCGACGGCGAACGCATTCCGCCGGACGGCCAGCTCGCCGTCCACCGGACCAGCGACGGCGGCAACTCCTGGACACGCCTGCATACCGGTTTGCCGGACAACGAGTTCAACGTTGTGCTGCGCGATGCGGCCGCCGTGGACGGTTCGGATCCGGCCGGCGTCTACTTCGGTACCCGCGGCGGCTCCGTCTACGCAAGCGCCGATGAGGGCGAGGTCTTCGTCGAAGTGGCCTCGCACCTGCCGGACGTACTCTGCGTCCGCGCCGCCACAATCAACGACGGCGGCCGGTAG
- a CDS encoding MoaD/ThiS family protein, translating to MEETTLAVTVVVPSLLAKVTGDQRELRVPVEDGATVAQVLDRLAAEYPVFDRRVRNELGAVRRYVNLYVDGEDIRGLDGPATRIGPGQELLIIQSVAGG from the coding sequence ATGGAGGAGACCACCCTGGCGGTCACCGTCGTCGTCCCCAGTCTCCTGGCCAAGGTGACCGGTGACCAGCGCGAACTGCGCGTGCCGGTGGAAGACGGGGCAACCGTGGCCCAGGTGCTGGACCGGCTCGCCGCGGAATATCCGGTGTTCGACCGGCGGGTGCGCAACGAACTGGGCGCCGTCCGCCGGTATGTAAACCTGTATGTGGACGGGGAAGACATCCGCGGGCTGGACGGCCCCGCCACCCGCATCGGGCCCGGGCAGGAGCTGCTGATCATCCAGTCCGTCGCCGGCGGGTAG
- a CDS encoding IclR family transcriptional regulator codes for MQNSKAQRKKPTYSIDAVDNALQLLQLLRDLGSVRLKDAAAELKVAPSTAHRLLAMLVYRGFATQDESKRYLPGPSLGVGPAGIGGTTQLRRIAQPHLELLAARLNETVNLMIRVGTQVRFLSTVEGSNILRIGDRQGTVLPANSASGGKAILAELDREVLEQLFRTNNADISGAAIPAADYPAFLQELDAIRANGFAANFEGTEEGVSALGAAIHDAAGVVVGAISVAIPTTRFRKQFDAGLVQEVFKTRQALEADLGSAFAG; via the coding sequence ATGCAGAACTCGAAGGCGCAGCGGAAGAAGCCGACCTACTCCATCGACGCCGTCGACAACGCCCTCCAGCTCCTGCAACTGCTGCGCGATCTCGGCAGCGTGCGGCTCAAGGACGCCGCTGCCGAGCTCAAGGTCGCACCGTCCACCGCACACCGGCTGCTGGCCATGCTGGTTTACCGCGGTTTTGCCACCCAGGACGAGTCGAAGCGGTACTTGCCCGGGCCCTCGCTGGGGGTCGGACCCGCCGGCATCGGCGGGACTACGCAGCTGCGCAGGATCGCCCAGCCTCATCTGGAGCTGCTGGCAGCCCGACTGAACGAGACGGTCAACCTGATGATCCGCGTCGGCACGCAGGTACGTTTCCTCAGCACCGTTGAGGGCTCGAACATCCTGCGCATCGGCGACCGGCAGGGAACGGTGCTGCCCGCGAATTCAGCCTCGGGAGGCAAGGCCATCCTGGCGGAACTGGACCGGGAAGTGCTGGAGCAGTTGTTCCGGACCAACAATGCGGACATCAGCGGCGCCGCCATCCCCGCCGCCGACTACCCCGCTTTCCTGCAGGAACTCGACGCCATCCGCGCCAATGGCTTCGCCGCCAACTTCGAAGGAACCGAGGAAGGCGTCAGTGCCCTCGGAGCAGCGATCCATGACGCCGCCGGAGTAGTGGTCGGCGCAATAAGCGTGGCCATTCCGACAACCCGCTTCCGCAAACAGTTCGACGCCGGTCTCGTCCAGGAAGTCTTCAAGACGCGCCAGGCGCT